From a single Flavobacteriales bacterium genomic region:
- a CDS encoding S8 family peptidase — protein sequence MDKIDHTTIGRVVSAIALFLILVSGSAQTEPTVFWIQFTDKDATPYSITQPEVFLSARAIQRRVNQGVVITEQDLPVDPVYIATVLAQGDIELLNRSKWFNAITIRTTDQNALNAVLALPFVQAYEATKALIGSPVDDKFRVPTTVLSIERGGDQADYGPSWTQISMMNGQALHLIEAKGQGMLIGVLDSGFDQADSLPAFQDLFARNGVIMTRDMVDHDGDVYNDHWHGRSVLSCMVGHLPEQLKGTAPEADYVLIRTEDVDSEARVEEDNWIAGVELADSMGCDVINTSLGYTTFDDSLTNHTYAELDGMTIRISIAAGIASQLGMIPVQSAGNSGQSDWYYISAPADAIDILTVGAVGDVGNSAPFSSRGPSADGRVKPDVCAMGWGAIGLRYEGDSIAPINGTSFSSPILAGLVACLWQLHPERTGHDIMDAVRRSASLFMDPNDSLGYGIPNFGSAHDHLSMTTQIIENGSSSFGAFPMPFNDRLTIQLTDAPQGPVQVHLFDATGRMAWSAIVPFAGGKALLNFGGTTSLGEGAYVLRIISNDQVVSRVVVVAR from the coding sequence ATGGACAAGATTGATCATACCACTATTGGAAGGGTCGTTTCCGCTATTGCGCTTTTTTTGATCCTAGTGAGTGGATCGGCACAAACGGAACCTACCGTGTTCTGGATCCAGTTCACGGATAAGGATGCAACGCCATATTCCATAACACAACCCGAAGTATTTCTATCGGCCCGTGCCATTCAACGCCGCGTGAACCAAGGCGTTGTTATTACTGAACAGGATCTGCCGGTAGATCCGGTGTACATCGCTACGGTACTTGCACAAGGCGATATTGAATTGCTCAACCGCAGTAAATGGTTCAATGCCATAACTATTCGAACCACCGATCAGAATGCGCTCAATGCAGTTCTAGCGCTTCCTTTCGTACAAGCCTATGAAGCCACTAAAGCGCTGATCGGATCTCCTGTTGATGATAAATTCAGGGTGCCAACTACGGTTCTAAGCATAGAAAGAGGAGGTGATCAAGCGGATTATGGTCCATCGTGGACGCAGATCAGCATGATGAACGGACAGGCCTTGCATCTTATTGAAGCCAAGGGTCAAGGTATGTTGATCGGTGTGTTGGATTCAGGATTCGATCAAGCGGATAGCCTCCCGGCGTTCCAGGATCTTTTTGCACGGAACGGAGTGATCATGACCCGCGATATGGTGGATCACGATGGCGATGTCTACAATGATCACTGGCATGGACGGTCGGTGTTGAGCTGCATGGTCGGTCACCTACCGGAGCAGCTGAAAGGGACCGCGCCTGAAGCGGATTACGTCCTGATACGAACGGAGGATGTGGACAGTGAGGCACGCGTGGAAGAGGATAATTGGATCGCCGGCGTGGAACTTGCCGATAGCATGGGGTGTGATGTGATCAATACGTCCTTGGGCTATACCACCTTCGATGATAGTTTGACCAACCACACCTATGCTGAATTGGATGGGATGACAATCCGCATCAGCATCGCTGCAGGCATCGCTTCACAACTCGGAATGATCCCAGTACAAAGCGCCGGTAATTCTGGTCAAAGTGACTGGTACTACATCAGTGCGCCAGCAGATGCGATCGATATCCTAACAGTTGGTGCGGTTGGCGATGTAGGTAACAGCGCCCCCTTCAGTTCGCGAGGCCCTAGCGCAGATGGTCGCGTAAAGCCTGATGTCTGCGCAATGGGCTGGGGTGCGATCGGCTTGCGGTACGAAGGCGATAGCATTGCACCGATCAACGGTACTTCATTCTCTTCTCCGATACTTGCTGGGCTGGTCGCTTGTCTGTGGCAATTGCACCCAGAGCGCACCGGCCATGATATTATGGATGCCGTCAGAAGGAGTGCTTCTCTGTTCATGGATCCCAACGATTCATTAGGGTACGGCATTCCGAACTTTGGTTCAGCCCACGATCATTTGTCCATGACAACGCAGATCATCGAGAATGGTTCCTCTTCATTTGGAGCATTTCCCATGCCTTTCAATGATCGACTGACCATCCAACTGACCGATGCACCACAAGGTCCTGTTCAAGTTCATCTGTTCGATGCTACCGGCCGAATGGCCTGGAGCGCGATCGTGCCGTTTGCTGGCGGTAAGGCGTTACTGAATTTTGGCGGGACGACTTCGCTTGGAGAAGGTGCATACGTTCTGCGGATCATTTCCAACGATCAGGTAGTGTCGCGGGTGGTCGTTGTTGCGCGATAA
- the mnmA gene encoding tRNA 2-thiouridine(34) synthase MnmA: MSKNGRILVAMSGGVDSSVTALMLHDQGYEVIGVTMKTWDYADTSGGKRITGCCDLDSINDARNMAVSRGFHHMIIDIREEFGDAIIGNFTSEYLAGRTPNPCVLCNTFIKWDALLKRADMMDCELIATGHYANVRQLEDGGRWVVSLGLDPGKDQSYVLWGLEQENLARTRFPIGKFHKSDIRKMALDSGFPELASKGDSYEICFIPDNDYRGFLKRKEPETTAKLAHGKLVSVGGTELGEHDGYPFFTIGQRKGLGIATGEPLYVTEIKPETNTVVLGRKEDLDRQSMWVRRPNFQKIDALNGDIEAVTKVRYKDKGTPSTLKMDGERVKIEFHAPVRGIAPGQSAVFYDGDDVIGGGFIDREN, from the coding sequence ATGAGTAAGAACGGACGTATATTAGTGGCCATGAGCGGCGGGGTGGATAGCTCCGTTACAGCGCTCATGTTGCATGATCAAGGGTACGAGGTCATTGGTGTTACCATGAAGACCTGGGACTATGCCGATACTTCCGGAGGTAAACGGATCACCGGATGCTGCGACCTGGATAGTATCAACGATGCCCGGAACATGGCGGTTAGTCGCGGCTTTCATCATATGATCATCGATATCCGGGAGGAATTCGGTGATGCCATCATTGGAAACTTCACCAGTGAGTACTTGGCCGGACGAACGCCGAATCCCTGCGTTTTGTGCAATACCTTCATCAAGTGGGATGCGTTATTGAAACGGGCCGATATGATGGATTGTGAGCTGATCGCCACCGGACATTACGCGAACGTGCGGCAACTGGAGGATGGAGGGAGATGGGTTGTTTCCCTTGGATTGGACCCCGGCAAGGACCAGAGTTACGTGCTATGGGGGCTGGAGCAAGAGAACCTGGCCCGCACGCGCTTCCCGATCGGTAAATTCCACAAAAGCGATATTCGTAAAATGGCCTTGGATAGCGGATTTCCCGAACTGGCCTCAAAAGGGGATAGCTACGAGATCTGCTTCATTCCTGATAATGATTACAGAGGATTCCTGAAACGGAAAGAACCTGAGACTACAGCCAAGTTGGCACATGGAAAGTTGGTTAGCGTAGGTGGTACGGAACTAGGCGAACACGATGGTTACCCGTTTTTTACGATAGGACAGCGCAAAGGATTGGGAATTGCAACGGGTGAACCACTCTACGTTACGGAGATAAAGCCGGAAACGAATACCGTTGTGCTTGGCCGGAAGGAGGATCTGGACAGACAGAGCATGTGGGTGCGCCGCCCGAACTTCCAGAAAATTGATGCGTTGAACGGGGATATTGAAGCAGTGACCAAAGTCCGATACAAGGACAAAGGCACACCAAGTACCCTTAAAATGGACGGTGAACGTGTTAAAATTGAGTTCCATGCTCCCGTGAGAGGCATCGCACCGGGGCAGAGTGCCGTCTTCTATGATGGGGACGATGTGATAGGAGGTGGATTCATTGACCGTGAAAATTAA
- a CDS encoding toxin-antitoxin system YwqK family antitoxin, translating into MIRPFILLVSVLAFCATTVVAQNVTDAKGRKQGPWSKKWDSGAVRYTGQFKDDMPVGEFKHFDEDAVLTTVQIHAGDGHVSRAEHFRMEGTLMAKGKYVDQKKDSTWNYYGFEGGLNRIERYRNGVLEGEQVTYYPEGSVAEKQLFVKGVQHGETKSWFENGKLKSEAIYMNGEPEGKMVFYFAKGPKEIEGQMVNGSRDGQWIYFNEDGSIQLVVLYAKGNLVKERKENGTFRDYYDDEQLKSEVIYKKGLREGPFTEYYDNGRWEMKTMPADEVRGTPSEMERTLVGQSKKRTGAYLNDLLEGEVKEYDEKGKLVKTTQYIGGEEVK; encoded by the coding sequence ATGATAAGACCATTCATTCTTCTCGTTTCCGTTCTGGCTTTTTGTGCTACTACAGTTGTGGCCCAGAACGTCACTGATGCAAAAGGCCGCAAACAGGGTCCATGGAGCAAGAAATGGGATAGCGGAGCAGTGCGTTATACCGGTCAGTTCAAGGACGATATGCCGGTAGGAGAATTCAAACACTTCGATGAGGACGCGGTGTTGACCACCGTGCAGATCCATGCTGGAGATGGCCATGTGAGCCGAGCCGAGCATTTCAGAATGGAAGGCACCTTAATGGCCAAAGGAAAGTACGTGGACCAGAAGAAAGACAGTACTTGGAATTATTACGGTTTTGAAGGTGGTCTGAATCGAATTGAAAGGTATAGGAATGGCGTGCTGGAAGGGGAACAGGTCACCTATTATCCGGAAGGATCCGTCGCGGAGAAGCAACTCTTCGTGAAAGGTGTTCAACATGGTGAGACCAAGAGTTGGTTCGAGAACGGCAAACTGAAGTCAGAAGCGATCTATATGAATGGTGAACCGGAAGGGAAAATGGTCTTCTACTTTGCAAAAGGCCCGAAAGAGATCGAAGGCCAAATGGTCAATGGTAGCCGTGATGGACAGTGGATCTATTTCAACGAGGATGGTTCAATTCAGTTGGTGGTGCTCTACGCGAAGGGAAACCTCGTGAAAGAACGTAAAGAGAATGGCACATTCCGCGACTATTACGACGACGAGCAGCTGAAGAGTGAAGTGATCTACAAGAAAGGATTACGCGAAGGGCCGTTTACCGAATATTACGATAATGGTAGGTGGGAAATGAAAACGATGCCAGCAGATGAGGTCCGTGGTACCCCCTCTGAGATGGAACGTACCTTAGTTGGCCAATCCAAAAAGCGAACAGGAGCTTACTTGAACGATCTATTGGAAGGCGAGGTGAAGGAGTACGATGAGAAAGGGAAGTTGGTGAAGACTACGCAGTATATTGGTGGTGAAGAGGTTAAGTAG
- the fsa gene encoding fructose-6-phosphate aldolase, protein MKFFIDTASLAQIKEAQDLGVLDGVTTNPSLMAKEGISGTDAVMKHYVNICNIVEGDVSAEVIATDYDGMVREGENLAALHPQIVVKLPMTRDGVKAIKFFTGKGIKTNCTLVFSAGQALLAAKAGATYVSPFIGRLDDVSTDGVGLIEQIRVIYDNYGYATEILAASIRHPMHIIQCAEVGADVATCPLSAITALFDHPLTTIGLEKFLADHKKAQG, encoded by the coding sequence ATGAAATTCTTCATCGACACAGCCAGTTTGGCGCAGATCAAAGAGGCACAGGACCTTGGTGTTTTGGATGGTGTGACCACGAACCCTTCGCTTATGGCCAAAGAAGGCATCAGTGGAACGGATGCTGTGATGAAACATTATGTGAACATCTGCAATATCGTGGAAGGCGATGTGAGTGCGGAAGTGATCGCAACGGACTATGATGGCATGGTGCGCGAAGGCGAGAATCTAGCAGCATTGCACCCCCAGATCGTTGTAAAACTTCCAATGACCCGGGATGGTGTAAAAGCGATCAAATTCTTCACAGGAAAAGGGATCAAGACCAACTGCACGCTGGTATTCAGTGCTGGGCAGGCATTATTGGCCGCAAAGGCCGGAGCCACGTACGTATCGCCGTTCATTGGTCGGTTGGATGATGTTAGTACGGATGGGGTTGGTCTGATCGAACAGATCCGCGTGATCTATGATAATTACGGTTATGCCACCGAGATCCTGGCCGCTAGCATCCGCCACCCTATGCATATTATCCAATGTGCAGAAGTTGGTGCCGATGTAGCCACGTGCCCGCTAAGTGCTATAACGGCACTATTCGATCATCCATTGACCACGATCGGTCTGGAGAAGTTCTTGGCTGATCATAAGAAGGCACAAGGGTGA
- a CDS encoding threonylcarbamoyl-AMP synthase has translation MLIRIHPENPEPRKIAQVIDLLNDGAVVVCPTDTVYAFVCSAHQPRAIERVAWLKGVKPQKADLSLICKDLSQLSAYTRQVGTPAFRTMKSVLPGPYTFILPANTDIPKLFKNNKRTIGIRVPNHPIPIALVEALGHALVVASVHGQDEILEYTTDPELIDEQVGHQVQAVIDGGLCGLEGSTVIDLSDDRNPVVLREGKGPIDGLF, from the coding sequence GTGTTGATCCGTATTCATCCCGAAAACCCTGAGCCTCGGAAGATCGCGCAGGTCATTGATCTGTTGAATGATGGCGCAGTGGTTGTTTGTCCTACGGATACCGTGTATGCGTTCGTTTGTAGTGCACACCAACCCAGAGCTATTGAGCGTGTGGCTTGGCTCAAGGGCGTAAAACCCCAGAAAGCGGACCTTTCACTGATCTGCAAGGACCTGAGCCAGTTAAGCGCTTACACGCGACAGGTGGGTACTCCGGCATTCCGAACCATGAAAAGCGTTCTGCCCGGACCGTATACGTTCATTCTACCGGCAAACACGGACATCCCTAAATTATTCAAGAACAACAAACGCACGATCGGTATCCGTGTCCCGAACCACCCGATCCCGATCGCGCTTGTTGAAGCCTTGGGACATGCGTTAGTGGTAGCTTCCGTGCATGGGCAAGATGAGATCCTTGAATACACCACGGATCCTGAGTTGATCGATGAACAAGTGGGGCACCAAGTTCAAGCCGTGATCGACGGTGGTCTCTGCGGATTGGAAGGTTCAACGGTGATCGACCTGAGCGACGACCGGAATCCGGTAGTGCTTCGTGAAGGGAAGGGGCCTATTGACGGACTGTTCTGA
- a CDS encoding NAD(P)H-hydrate dehydratase produces MIPVLIPKDVKEADQRTLKAEGISSLQLMERAAKRCTERILELVRADAFGLNEVSFVVFVGMGNNGGDGLAIARLLQKAEMEVRVLRVLHTTKASADHLANLEVLKLTDIPVVEVELGSVLFEIAENEVVIDALLGIGASGPLNELIKDCVKVINNAGNPVIAIDVPTGLDATGSTLQDPEHIIRARWTLTIGVPKMALFLADRAPFVGHWQLVPIELDLDGINKEDTFAYVVEQHDVADSLRPKPLFGHKGTFGHALVIAGSTGKMGAAVLATNAALRSGAGLVTAHVPADGISILQTLAPEAMCSIEPSSSSVTRLPELSVFTSIGVGPGLGSEPDTKLMLKRLIQDANCPMVFDADALNILAEEPTWIAFLPPDSILTPHPKEFDRLVHTQPSSSLERLELAREFAVKNRCVLVLKGAWTAICSPQCHVRFNPTGNPGMAKGGSGDALTGLITGLLAQGYSSDRAAMLGVYLHGMAGDLAASTIGMDGMTAMDTVNAIPAAWRSLRGEV; encoded by the coding sequence ATGATCCCCGTGTTAATTCCAAAAGACGTTAAAGAAGCCGACCAGCGTACATTGAAGGCAGAAGGTATTTCTTCCCTTCAGCTGATGGAACGCGCCGCTAAGCGATGTACCGAACGCATCCTAGAACTTGTGAGGGCGGATGCATTTGGACTTAATGAGGTCAGTTTCGTTGTTTTTGTTGGAATGGGCAATAACGGCGGTGATGGACTTGCTATTGCCAGATTACTTCAAAAGGCGGAAATGGAAGTCCGTGTGTTACGTGTGCTTCATACCACGAAGGCATCTGCTGATCACTTGGCGAATCTTGAGGTCCTGAAACTCACCGACATTCCTGTAGTCGAAGTTGAACTTGGATCAGTGCTATTCGAGATCGCTGAGAACGAGGTTGTTATTGATGCACTATTGGGTATCGGTGCATCCGGGCCACTAAATGAACTGATCAAGGATTGTGTTAAGGTCATCAATAATGCAGGCAATCCGGTAATTGCGATCGATGTGCCAACGGGGCTGGATGCAACAGGTTCCACGTTGCAGGACCCGGAACATATTATCCGTGCTCGATGGACCCTGACCATTGGCGTTCCTAAAATGGCTTTGTTCCTGGCTGATAGGGCGCCGTTCGTTGGTCATTGGCAATTGGTCCCTATTGAATTGGATCTTGATGGGATCAATAAAGAGGATACGTTCGCCTATGTTGTTGAGCAACATGATGTGGCTGACAGCTTGAGACCCAAACCTCTTTTCGGACATAAGGGCACCTTTGGGCATGCTCTGGTGATCGCCGGCTCTACCGGCAAGATGGGTGCAGCCGTGTTAGCCACCAACGCGGCATTGAGAAGTGGCGCTGGGCTGGTAACTGCCCATGTACCTGCAGATGGCATATCGATCCTGCAAACACTGGCGCCTGAAGCAATGTGCTCTATAGAGCCATCTAGTAGCAGTGTCACTCGATTACCCGAGCTTTCTGTTTTTACGAGCATCGGTGTAGGACCAGGACTTGGATCAGAACCCGATACTAAACTGATGCTCAAACGATTGATCCAGGACGCCAACTGCCCTATGGTCTTTGATGCGGATGCGTTGAATATCTTAGCTGAAGAGCCGACTTGGATCGCATTCTTACCTCCGGACAGCATCCTCACTCCACATCCAAAGGAGTTTGATCGCCTCGTGCATACACAACCTTCATCAAGCTTGGAACGACTTGAGCTGGCACGGGAATTTGCCGTTAAGAACCGGTGTGTTCTGGTGCTCAAAGGTGCTTGGACTGCGATATGTTCACCTCAGTGCCACGTGCGCTTCAATCCAACAGGGAACCCAGGCATGGCCAAAGGGGGGAGCGGTGATGCACTTACCGGGCTGATCACGGGTCTATTAGCGCAAGGGTATTCGTCGGATAGAGCTGCAATGCTCGGAGTGTATCTCCACGGAATGGCGGGTGACCTAGCTGCAAGCACGATCGGAATGGATGGCATGACGGCAATGGATACAGTGAATGCGATCCCTGCTGCTTGGAGATCACTGCGCGGCGAGGTGTAA
- a CDS encoding protein-L-isoaspartate(D-aspartate) O-methyltransferase: protein MEDGYRHKGLRNQLVEELRKKGITDPKVLEAIGAIPRHQFIDDTAFLQQAYADIAFPIGCGQTISQPYTVAFQTELLQLRPGMKVLEVGTGSGYQCAVLVKLGTRVFTIERQRPLYLRTKTKLADMRIRAATYYGDGYVGLPKEAPFDRVIVTCGAPYVPPVLLEQLKPGGRAVIPVGEGDLQVMTVVEKQLDGTVTSTSHGDFRFVPMLEQKTG from the coding sequence ATGGAAGATGGATACAGGCACAAAGGCTTGCGGAATCAGTTGGTGGAAGAGCTGAGGAAGAAAGGAATAACGGATCCGAAGGTTTTGGAAGCCATAGGGGCCATCCCGCGGCACCAGTTCATAGATGATACCGCTTTTTTGCAGCAAGCCTATGCTGATATTGCCTTTCCCATTGGCTGTGGACAGACCATTTCACAACCTTATACCGTGGCATTCCAGACCGAACTACTTCAATTGAGACCTGGAATGAAGGTGCTTGAAGTAGGTACAGGAAGTGGTTATCAGTGTGCGGTGCTAGTGAAATTGGGCACACGTGTTTTCACGATCGAACGCCAGCGCCCTCTTTACCTGCGAACCAAGACCAAGCTTGCAGACATGCGGATACGTGCTGCTACCTATTACGGTGACGGATACGTTGGTCTGCCTAAAGAGGCTCCATTCGATAGGGTGATCGTTACGTGTGGTGCCCCTTATGTGCCGCCCGTTCTATTGGAACAACTGAAACCGGGTGGGAGAGCTGTTATACCCGTGGGAGAAGGAGATCTCCAGGTAATGACCGTTGTCGAGAAACAATTGGACGGAACGGTTACCTCTACATCTCATGGCGATTTCCGATTCGTTCCAATGCTCGAGCAAAAGACGGGGTAG
- a CDS encoding Gfo/Idh/MocA family oxidoreductase, whose amino-acid sequence MEENEKQKRSLKIGVLGAGHLGRIHIQQIQEIPEWDLIGFYDPHPEKCAAIHAEFGVPVYDSIDELYAAVEVVDVVTPTLSHFDLAMKAMAKGKHVFIEKPVANSVVEARTIVERSMKTGLHVQVGHVERFNPAFLAALPFFSSPMFIETHRLAQFNPRGTDVSVVLDLMIHDIDIILHVVKSDVEQVHASGVAVVSDTPDIANARIEFKNGCVANLTASRISMKNMRKSRFFQRDAYISVDMLTKETEIVRMNVVKGEPDPFAITVALGEGKGVREISFEKPEIAVTNAIREELRSFAQSISSNTTPRVPAADGAAALEIAHRVLEGMTVQKA is encoded by the coding sequence ATGGAGGAGAACGAGAAGCAGAAAAGATCATTGAAGATCGGTGTATTGGGTGCCGGGCATCTTGGTCGTATCCATATTCAGCAAATTCAGGAGATCCCTGAATGGGACCTGATCGGGTTTTATGACCCGCATCCTGAAAAATGTGCAGCGATCCATGCAGAATTCGGGGTGCCGGTCTATGATTCCATCGATGAGCTTTATGCTGCAGTAGAGGTGGTCGACGTGGTTACACCCACACTTTCCCATTTTGATCTGGCGATGAAAGCAATGGCCAAAGGAAAGCATGTGTTCATCGAAAAGCCGGTTGCGAATTCGGTTGTTGAGGCCCGAACCATCGTAGAGCGATCAATGAAAACGGGACTTCATGTTCAAGTTGGTCACGTGGAGCGTTTCAATCCGGCATTCTTGGCAGCCCTACCCTTCTTTTCCAGCCCAATGTTCATCGAGACCCATCGATTGGCACAGTTCAATCCACGAGGAACCGATGTAAGTGTGGTATTGGACCTGATGATCCACGATATTGACATCATTCTACATGTGGTAAAAAGTGATGTTGAACAGGTACATGCCAGCGGAGTAGCTGTTGTGAGCGATACACCCGATATCGCAAATGCCCGGATCGAATTCAAGAATGGTTGCGTTGCCAATCTAACGGCGAGCCGGATAAGCATGAAGAACATGCGGAAAAGCCGTTTTTTCCAACGGGATGCATACATAAGTGTGGATATGCTTACCAAAGAAACTGAGATCGTGCGGATGAATGTTGTGAAAGGCGAGCCTGATCCCTTTGCGATCACCGTAGCCTTAGGTGAAGGGAAAGGAGTTCGGGAGATCAGTTTCGAAAAACCAGAGATAGCGGTAACAAATGCGATCAGAGAGGAGTTGAGGTCCTTCGCTCAGAGCATCTCAAGCAACACCACGCCCCGTGTACCAGCTGCAGACGGTGCCGCTGCGTTGGAGATCGCTCACCGTGTTCTGGAGGGCATGACCGTACAAAAAGCTTGA
- a CDS encoding sugar transferase, whose product MNRRLQVAKYVLTDLIGSGLAWTLFFVYRKMYLEPVQIAYSEITFDENYFKGLILIPLFWFGLYTVVGGYREIFRRFRTKELGQTLLISFIGVTVIFFVLLLDDDVAGYKLYYRSFLALFLLHFTFTFIPRFLLTSSTVSKVHRREIAFNTILIGGNERAMAIYDEIEGLPKSPGNKFVGFVNVNGGDQLLAEVGLPRLGKWNELRTVIDQHAVEEAIIAVDSGEHAHISKIMNELDGTHIRIKVIPDMYDILSGSVKMTSIFGAPLIEVNPEIMPAWQFSLKRSIDIAASAIAMVVLSPVYLIIGITVWSTSRGPMFFSQERIGKYGRPFKIIKFRSMISNAEENGPQLSSVTDPRITPFGRWMRKTRMDELPQFWNVLKGDMSLVGPRPERQHFIDAITEQAPHYKHLHKVRPGITSWGQVKFGYAENVDQMVRRLKYDILYIENMSLAVDLKIIAYTVLIVLKGDGK is encoded by the coding sequence ATGAACAGAAGGCTCCAAGTTGCGAAGTACGTATTGACCGATCTCATCGGTTCGGGCTTGGCATGGACGCTCTTCTTCGTGTATCGAAAAATGTATCTGGAGCCGGTCCAGATCGCATACTCAGAGATCACTTTTGACGAGAACTATTTCAAGGGACTTATACTGATCCCCTTATTCTGGTTCGGGTTGTATACGGTGGTGGGAGGCTACAGGGAGATCTTCCGGAGATTCAGGACCAAAGAACTTGGTCAGACCCTATTGATCAGTTTCATCGGCGTTACCGTGATCTTCTTCGTTCTGTTGTTGGATGATGATGTTGCCGGTTACAAACTCTATTACAGATCGTTCCTTGCCTTGTTCCTGCTCCACTTCACGTTTACCTTCATTCCGCGTTTCCTACTCACCAGTTCAACGGTAAGTAAAGTACACCGAAGAGAGATCGCCTTCAATACCATACTGATCGGTGGCAATGAAAGGGCCATGGCGATCTATGATGAGATCGAGGGCCTGCCGAAGTCACCGGGCAACAAATTCGTTGGATTCGTGAACGTGAATGGAGGAGACCAATTATTAGCCGAAGTAGGTCTACCACGCTTAGGCAAATGGAACGAGTTGCGCACAGTGATCGATCAGCACGCGGTTGAGGAGGCCATTATTGCAGTGGACAGCGGGGAACACGCGCACATCAGCAAGATCATGAATGAGCTGGATGGGACCCATATACGGATCAAGGTTATTCCGGATATGTATGACATTCTCTCCGGATCGGTCAAGATGACAAGCATATTCGGGGCACCGCTCATTGAGGTGAATCCTGAGATCATGCCGGCATGGCAATTCTCGCTGAAACGGAGTATTGATATCGCCGCCAGCGCCATAGCAATGGTAGTTCTATCACCGGTCTATCTGATCATCGGAATTACCGTATGGAGCACTTCACGTGGCCCCATGTTCTTCAGTCAGGAGCGGATCGGAAAATATGGTCGCCCATTCAAGATCATCAAGTTCCGGAGCATGATCAGCAATGCCGAGGAGAACGGCCCACAGCTCAGCAGTGTCACTGATCCACGCATTACTCCCTTCGGCCGATGGATGCGGAAGACCCGAATGGATGAACTGCCACAATTCTGGAACGTTCTGAAAGGAGACATGAGCCTTGTAGGCCCGCGCCCTGAGCGGCAACATTTCATCGATGCGATCACGGAACAAGCGCCGCATTACAAGCATTTGCACAAAGTGCGTCCGGGAATAACCAGCTGGGGACAGGTCAAGTTCGGTTACGCCGAGAATGTGGACCAAATGGTCCGCCGCTTGAAGTATGATATTCTCTATATCGAGAACATGAGCTTGGCGGTTGATCTTAAGATCATTGCCTATACGGTGCTCATTGTGTTGAAAGGTGACGGCAAGTAG
- a CDS encoding 3-hydroxybutyryl-CoA dehydrogenase (converts (S)-3-hydroxybutanoyl-CoA to 3-acetoacetyl-CoA) has protein sequence MNISVIGAGQMGNGIAHVFAQNGHSVVLIDVAQAALDKALVTVRKNLDRQLAKGSLTEDAKAATLKNITTSIDLAKGVSKAELVVEAATENVELKLRIFKDMDAHAPEGCILATNTSSISITRIAAVTKRPQHVIGMHFMNPVPVMKLVEVIKGYDTTAAVTTTVLELSKAIGKVPVAVNDQPGFVANRILMPMINEAIETLFQGIGGVAEIDTVMKLGMAHPMGPLQLADFIGLDTCLAILRVLHDGFGNPKYAPCPLLVQMVTAGKLGVKSGEGFYAYTPGSKESVVAPAFS, from the coding sequence ATGAACATTTCAGTTATCGGTGCCGGCCAAATGGGCAATGGCATAGCACATGTTTTCGCACAGAACGGCCATTCAGTAGTACTTATTGATGTTGCACAAGCGGCATTGGACAAGGCCTTGGTCACCGTACGCAAGAATCTGGATCGCCAATTAGCCAAAGGCAGTTTAACGGAAGATGCGAAGGCTGCCACCCTGAAGAACATCACGACATCAATTGACCTTGCCAAAGGCGTGTCAAAAGCGGAACTTGTCGTCGAAGCCGCAACCGAGAATGTGGAATTGAAGCTGAGGATCTTCAAGGACATGGACGCCCATGCTCCAGAGGGTTGTATACTCGCCACCAATACCAGCTCCATCAGTATTACACGCATCGCTGCAGTAACCAAAAGGCCACAGCATGTGATCGGTATGCACTTCATGAATCCAGTACCGGTAATGAAATTGGTCGAAGTAATAAAAGGCTACGATACCACCGCAGCAGTAACCACCACGGTCCTGGAGCTGAGCAAAGCGATCGGCAAAGTTCCGGTAGCGGTAAATGACCAACCTGGTTTCGTCGCGAACCGCATCCTAATGCCGATGATCAATGAGGCGATAGAAACATTGTTCCAAGGTATTGGTGGTGTCGCGGAGATCGATACGGTCATGAAACTGGGTATGGCCCACCCCATGGGTCCGTTACAACTTGCTGATTTCATTGGTCTTGATACATGCTTGGCCATTTTACGCGTACTGCACGATGGCTTCGGGAACCCGAAATATGCGCCGTGCCCGTTACTCGTTCAGATGGTGACCGCAGGAAAATTGGGAGTCAAGAGCGGTGAAGGCTTCTACGCATACACCCCAGGAAGCAAGGAAAGTGTAGTTGCTCCGGCATTCAGCTGA